A single Lactuca sativa cultivar Salinas chromosome 8, Lsat_Salinas_v11, whole genome shotgun sequence DNA region contains:
- the LOC111919831 gene encoding receptor-like protein EIX2, with amino-acid sequence MGNLRGLGLHLIFVCALLFAGATYTSTCLGDGNTSLAVCSEQERLALLKFKDSVEGPSGMLSSWVGNDCCMWEGIHCDGITGKVESLHLRGDYYDWVEGYNNYLASNEVDSCLEDLRHLKYLDLSGNDFQGSRIPKFIRSFKQLSYLNLSHAGFEGIIPPHIGNLSNLKVLDLSWNEKLMADDMAWTFGLSLLKHLDLSLVDLGRAQNRGMLFYMIPSLKELSLSHCGLSNADLCPSLNSSRIRSNIKHLDLGFNSFGGPLPGFFQNMSSLTFLDLSSFNVSLAWNFANLLSMIPSLAELHLSDCGLHKTHLSSPHLNVSTLSNIQRLDLSKNSIEGTFPSVLKNMSSLRILHFSHNMLSSPVPIMPNLLGLYISHNWLTAPIPTFLGNLSKLDLSFNQLNGSIPTFFGNLAALTHLDLSVNRLTGPIPTSLGKLVSLQSVRLNSNLLNGTIPVSIGQIAKLQTLDLSNNSLEGVVSEAHFANLSMLMFLDASYNTKLTFNVSRDWIPPFQLVSLDLRSCNIANGFPQWLRNQRKLYELVLSNASILGPLPRWLRRIPIILHLDLSHNQLIGPLTNLPSGETYGGYVDAPSLFLENNFFNESIPSSLCRRTDLVFLDLSENRLTGKIPKCLENLHGLFTMILSSNRLSGVIPSSVALNLLRRLKLNDNNFVGELPRELRNLRYLCILDVGNNRLSGNLPEWVRKELTYLAVLRLHKNNFTARIPQSFCKASNLRILDVAHNNLKGTIPPCLGELIAMVSGRRYRPFEHPSFNNDENVEQVMKGVDIEYTRTWYMVYNMDLSSNRLVGEIPVKLTALSMLVGLNLSNNHLSGRIPDTIANMSELNSLDLSGNELTGVIPPSMADLTFLSHLNLSHNNLSGRIPTGSQLQTLTDPSIYEGNKDLCGPPLPKNCINPGEDPTTITTTSKMKDEAADEKTKVWLFYVDIICGFATGFWGVIGVLLLKRQWRHKVFMFAEESMDKIYVAVVVKVNKIKRGRETA; translated from the coding sequence ATGGGGAATCTGAGGGGTTTGGGGCTCCATCTCATTTTTGTATGTGCTTTGCTGTTTGCAGGAGCCACATATACTTCTACTTGTTTGGGTGATGGAAATACGAGTCTCGCTGTTTGCTCTGAGCAAGAACGACTTGCTCTTCTCAAGTTCAAAGACAGTGTTGAAGGTCCCTCTGGAATGTTGTCATCATGGGTTGGCAATGACTGCTGCATGTGGGAAGGAATCCACTGTGATGGTATCACTGGGAAGGTAGAAAGCCTTCATCTCAGAGGAGATTACTATGATTGGGTTGAAGGCTACAACAACTATTTAGCTAGTAATGAGGTGGACTCTTGTTTGGAAGATTTGAGGCATCTCAAATACTTGGACTTGAGTGGGAATGATTTTCAAGGAAGTCGGATCCCAAAGTTCATCAGATCCTTCAAACAACTGAGCTACCTCAATTTGTCCCATGCTGGTTTTGAAGGTATTATTCCTCCTCACATTGGAAATCTTTCTAATTTAAAGGTTCTTGATCTCAGTTGGAATGAAAAGCTGATGGCAGATGATATGGCATGGACTTTTGGCCTTTCGTTACTTAAGCATCTTGATTTGAGTTTGGTAGATCTTGGAAGAGCACAAAACAGGGGCATGTTGTTTTACATGATTCCTTCTTTAAAAGAGTTAAGTTTGTCACATTGTGGACTTTCCAATGCTGATCTTTGTCCTTCTCTTAATTCTAGTCGAATACGTTCCAACATCAAACACTTGGATCTTGGCTTCAATTCTTTCGGAGGTCCACTCCCTGGATTTTTTCAAAACATGTCATCCCTAACATTTCTGGATCTTTCATCTTTTAATGTCAGTTTGGCATGGAACTTTGCAAACCTGCTAAGCATGATACCTTCTTTAGCAGAGCTGCATTTGTCAGATTGTGGGCTCCATAAGACGCATCTATCTTCCCCTCATCTTAATGTCAGTACACTTTCCAACATCCAACGCCTTGATCTCAGCAAAAATTCAATTGAAGGCACATTTCCATCTGTTTTAAAAAACATGAGTTCCCTAAGAATCCTTCACTTCTCACATAACATGCTGAGTTCACCAGTTCCTATCATGCCTAATCTTCTAGGTCTTTATATTTCCCATAACTGGTTAACCGCTCCTATTCCTACATTCCTTGGGAATCTTTCCAAACTTGATCTTTCTTTTAATCAATTGAATGGTTCAATTCCAACATTCTTTGGAAATCTAGCTGCTTTAACACATTTGGATCTAAGTGTCAATCGGTTAACAGGCCCAATCCCAACATCTCTAGGAAAACTTGTTTCATTACAATCAGTTAGGCTGAATTCGAATTTATTAAATGGAACTATTCCAGTTTCAATCGGCCAAATTGCTAAACTCCAAACTTTAGATTTATCTAACAATTCTTTAGAAGGAGTAGTTTCTGAAGCCCATTTTGCTAACCTTTCAATGTTGATGTTTTTGGATGCTTCTTATAACACCAAGTTGACATTCAATGTTTCACGTGACTGGATACCTCCATTCCAGTTGGTATCTCTTGACCTCCGTTCTTGCAATATTGCAAATGGATTCCCGCAGTGGCTTCGAAATCAAAGGAAACTTTATGAGTTAGTGTTGTCCAATGCTTCAATCTTAGGACCTCTGCCCAGATGGTTGCGGAGGATTCCCATCATACTTCACTTAGATCTCTCTCATAATCAACTGATCGGACCTTTAACAAACCTTCCCAGTGGGGAAACTTATGGTGGGTATGTAGATGCTCCTTCGTTATTTCtggaaaacaactttttcaatgaGTCGATTCCAAGTTCATTGTGCAGAAGGACAGATTTGGTATTTCTTGATCTTTCCGAAAATAGGTTAACTGGTAAAATTCCCAAGTGTCTTGAAAATCTGCATGGGTTGTTTACCATGATACTTAGCTCAAATCGGCTGTCTGGTGTCATTCCAAGCTCTGTAGCTCTTAATTTATTGCGTCGGTTGAAATTGAATGACAACAACTTTGTTGGTGAGCTTCCTCGAGAATTGAGGAATCTACGATATTTATGTATCTTAGATGTGGGTAATAATAGATTGTCTGGAAATCTACCCGAATGGGTCAGGAAAGAACTTACATATTTGGCGGTTTTGAGGTTGCACAAAAACAACTTCACCGCAAGAATTCCTCAGTCATTTTGCAAAGCTTCAAATCTTAGAATTTTGGATGTTGCACACAACAACTTAAAGGGAACCATCCCTCCTTGTCTTGGAGAATTGATTGCCATGGTTAGCGGTAGAAGGTATCGGCCCTTTGAACATCCCTCTTTCAACAATGATGAGAATGTTGAGCAGGTCATGAAAGGTGTTGATATTGAATATACAAGAACTTGGTATATGGTTTATAATATGGACCTTTCAAGCAATAGACTTGTCGGAGAAATACCGGTCAAGCTAACTGCACTTTCAATGTTGGTGGGCCTcaatttgtctaataatcatctcAGTGGGCGTATTCCAGACACCATAGCAAACATGTCAGAGTTAAATTCTCTTGATTTATCTGGAAacgagttgactggtgtgatccCTCCGAGCATGGCAGATTTGACTTTTTTGAGCCATTTgaatttgtcacacaacaacttgtCAGGACGAATTCCAACAGGAAGCCAACTGCAGACCCTTACAGATCCATCGATATATGAAGGGAACAAAGATCTGTGTGGACCTCCATTGCCAAAGAATTGCATAAATCCAGGAGAAGAcccaacaacaataacaaccacTAGCAAGATGAAAGACGAAGCAGCTGATGAGAAAACCAAGGTATGGCTGTTTTATGTGGACATAATTTGTGGTTTTGCAACAGGTTTCTGGGGTGTTATTGGGGTTTTGTTGTTGAAGAGGCAATGGAGACACAAGGTTTTCATGTTTGCAGAGGAAAGCATGGACAAGATATATGTTGCAGTTGTGGTAAAAGTTAACAAGATCAAGAGAGGAAGAGAAACCGCATAG